In Halovivax gelatinilyticus, the following are encoded in one genomic region:
- a CDS encoding DMT family transporter, with protein sequence MSQYRSIGLFLALAVAWGSAFVAIDAGLEHLPPVLFAAVRYDVAGLIMLAYAAYVVDDPFPRSRGAWLTVAVGAVLLIAAYHAFLFVGQQHTTAAAAAVLVSLSPVLTTGFARLLVPEDALSPIGVIGVAVGLLGVAVMAQPDPSELFATDTVANLLVFCAAAAFALGSVLTRRIDAELRIETMEAWSMIGGAALLHLVSLGLGEPIEPSAWLHPEALGAIVYLSVVASAIGFLVYFDLLERLGAVEINMVSYVAPVVAAVVGWLYLGQSVDGPTAIGFGCIFVGFVLVKRRAIRRALRSAQR encoded by the coding sequence GTGAGCCAGTATCGATCGATCGGATTGTTTCTCGCGCTGGCGGTCGCCTGGGGGTCTGCGTTCGTCGCGATCGACGCCGGACTCGAGCATCTCCCGCCGGTTCTCTTCGCTGCGGTACGGTACGACGTCGCGGGCCTCATCATGCTCGCCTACGCGGCGTACGTCGTCGACGATCCGTTCCCTCGTAGCCGCGGTGCGTGGCTGACCGTCGCCGTCGGAGCCGTCTTGCTGATCGCAGCGTATCACGCGTTCTTGTTCGTCGGCCAGCAACACACGACGGCGGCCGCGGCAGCGGTACTGGTGAGTCTCTCACCGGTTCTGACGACCGGATTCGCGCGGCTCCTCGTTCCGGAGGACGCGCTCTCACCGATCGGTGTCATCGGCGTCGCCGTCGGCCTCCTCGGCGTCGCGGTGATGGCCCAGCCGGATCCCTCGGAGCTCTTCGCGACCGACACCGTCGCCAACCTGCTCGTCTTCTGTGCCGCAGCGGCGTTCGCGCTCGGGAGCGTCCTGACGCGGCGTATCGATGCGGAACTTCGCATCGAGACGATGGAAGCGTGGTCGATGATCGGCGGAGCGGCTCTTCTCCACCTCGTGAGCCTCGGTCTGGGTGAACCGATCGAGCCGTCTGCCTGGCTGCATCCGGAGGCGCTCGGAGCGATCGTTTATCTCTCGGTCGTGGCCAGCGCCATCGGCTTTCTCGTGTACTTCGATTTGCTGGAGCGGTTGGGTGCCGTCGAGATCAATATGGTCTCGTACGTCGCCCCGGTCGTCGCGGCGGTGGTCGGCTGGCTGTATCTCGGTCAGTCGGTCGACGGGCCGACGGCCATCGGATTCGGCTGTATCTTCGTCGGGTTCGTCCTCGTCAAGCGTCGTGCGATCCGACGAGCGCTCCGCTCGGCCCAACGGTAA
- a CDS encoding acyl-CoA thioesterase, giving the protein MADDSGETTAQYDGTDDAYLSVFENRVRLAETDLQGIVFYGTYVTYQDESVAAYRRKIGFGGEYIETADWTTRVVSTEMNYRASAAYEDVLENEIRVSRIGNSSVTYDYRVGRKRDGTRLAEGTVTQVVIDKETTRPTRVPDAFREAVADVQRR; this is encoded by the coding sequence ATGGCGGACGATTCGGGCGAGACGACGGCCCAGTACGACGGAACCGACGACGCGTATCTCTCCGTGTTCGAAAACCGCGTTCGATTGGCCGAGACCGATCTGCAGGGGATCGTCTTCTACGGCACCTACGTCACCTACCAGGACGAGTCGGTCGCCGCCTACCGCCGGAAGATCGGCTTTGGCGGCGAGTACATCGAAACGGCCGACTGGACCACCCGGGTGGTCTCGACGGAGATGAACTACCGCGCCTCCGCGGCGTACGAAGACGTTCTGGAAAACGAGATTCGCGTCTCCCGAATCGGAAATTCGAGCGTCACCTACGACTACCGCGTCGGTCGCAAGCGCGACGGCACCCGCCTGGCCGAGGGAACGGTGACGCAAGTCGTCATCGACAAGGAGACGACCCGACCGACCAGGGTACCAGACGCGTTTCGCGAGGCCGTCGCCGACGTCCAGCGTCGGTGA
- a CDS encoding AAA domain-containing protein has protein sequence MKLRGYVAGDVMTRTVSTSAGERDLADVPLRPRDVGSDGDESDDDGSVSTLTLWGSWVETAQLLEPGMELAVTDAEIDEYDGEMTFSTSPESYVVVEPDYLVDVTDVRNWVECPRLYYLNKLSGVPLNYPVVKGTLVHEVFGDLLRGRDLEESIDARIEERALELGLLGESPESVATDVRDNADAIEGWLAQGRLSDDDEWRSERLLISETFGLKGRADAIRRGAPVELKTGKNLRKEPRFKDKVQAALYALVLEEHGDPVDTGTLLYTKNSALDRNEETGDLTPAKDFSMGRGLLEYVLRLRNEVAAMDASGGVPTGHEADAKCEYCFERDACMVVAGRLDQESKAGTIGEALPAEERAHFERFYRAIEAERREIHREYVKLWEQTADERAADDRAIIDLEFVDATELAEGRWELRARRTATDTSKIREGDLVLASDGDPVGPNAELAKIRRLDEDEIVLTAAERVPVERLDVYPSELTTDRLLTALFDTVLKSDDRRKDVLFGRRDPEFVDPDETFVPNNDAQDEAVRLAVGANDYALVHGPPGTGKTYTIAKTVEALLERGERVLLSAFTNRAVDNALEAVLDAGIDPDRIVRIGTESGVRPDMRHLRFDRTGDPADRVAALNDASIVAATTASCGSRVMNEQTFDVALVDEAAQLTEPATYAAISLADRFVLVGDHQQLPPVVQAETVPDLPDGPAIEDGAGPSSSDGDRSNPLTISLFERLADATPEAGVLLNRQYRMNQRIQAFSSNEFYDGALRPAAPAVASRTLDDIEGVSRDRLPTDLRDPVTFHHVEGDDEAYTDSVEAAQIAELIDTYGDAGVDPGDIGVIAPFRAQVSEIERHVPESVAVDTVDRFQGSSKEIIVVSFVASDDLEGPIFEDYRRLNVAITRPKRALALVGDASVLETDPVYERLLAWAR, from the coding sequence GTGAAGCTACGCGGGTACGTCGCGGGCGACGTCATGACGCGAACGGTGTCGACGAGCGCCGGCGAACGCGACCTCGCGGACGTCCCGCTTCGGCCGCGAGACGTCGGATCGGACGGCGACGAGTCGGATGATGACGGCTCGGTCTCTACCCTGACGCTGTGGGGGTCGTGGGTCGAGACGGCGCAACTGCTCGAACCGGGGATGGAACTCGCCGTCACGGACGCCGAGATCGACGAGTACGACGGCGAGATGACGTTTTCGACGTCGCCGGAGTCGTACGTCGTCGTCGAACCCGACTACCTCGTCGACGTGACGGATGTTCGGAACTGGGTCGAGTGTCCGCGACTGTACTACCTGAACAAGCTCTCGGGTGTCCCGCTCAACTACCCCGTGGTCAAGGGGACGCTCGTTCACGAGGTGTTCGGCGACCTGCTCCGCGGTCGCGACCTGGAGGAGTCGATCGACGCCAGGATCGAAGAGCGGGCACTCGAACTGGGTCTGCTCGGTGAATCGCCGGAGTCGGTCGCGACGGACGTCCGAGACAACGCAGACGCGATCGAGGGGTGGCTCGCGCAGGGTCGGTTGAGCGACGACGACGAGTGGCGATCCGAGCGTTTGCTCATCAGCGAGACGTTCGGGCTGAAGGGTCGAGCGGACGCGATCAGACGCGGCGCGCCGGTCGAACTCAAGACGGGAAAGAACCTCCGCAAGGAACCTCGATTCAAGGACAAGGTCCAGGCGGCGCTGTACGCGCTCGTCCTCGAAGAACACGGCGACCCCGTCGATACGGGGACGTTGCTCTACACAAAGAACTCGGCGCTCGACCGGAACGAGGAGACGGGTGATCTCACGCCGGCGAAGGACTTCTCGATGGGTCGAGGACTGCTCGAGTACGTGCTCAGGCTGCGAAACGAGGTCGCGGCGATGGACGCCTCGGGTGGCGTGCCCACCGGCCACGAGGCCGATGCGAAGTGTGAGTACTGCTTCGAACGGGACGCCTGCATGGTCGTCGCCGGTCGACTCGATCAGGAGTCGAAAGCCGGCACGATCGGCGAGGCGCTCCCGGCCGAAGAGCGCGCCCACTTCGAGCGCTTCTATCGCGCGATCGAGGCCGAACGACGCGAGATTCACCGCGAATACGTCAAGCTCTGGGAGCAGACGGCCGACGAGCGTGCAGCCGACGACCGGGCGATCATCGACCTCGAGTTCGTCGACGCGACGGAACTGGCCGAGGGTCGCTGGGAGCTACGCGCCAGGCGGACGGCGACGGACACGTCGAAGATCCGCGAGGGCGATCTGGTGCTCGCGAGCGACGGCGATCCCGTCGGGCCGAACGCCGAACTGGCGAAGATTCGTCGACTGGACGAAGACGAGATCGTCCTCACGGCGGCCGAACGCGTTCCAGTCGAGCGACTGGACGTCTATCCGAGCGAACTCACCACCGATCGGTTGCTCACCGCGCTCTTCGATACGGTCCTAAAGAGCGACGATCGCCGGAAGGACGTCCTCTTCGGTCGGCGCGACCCCGAATTCGTCGACCCCGACGAGACGTTCGTCCCGAACAACGACGCACAGGACGAGGCCGTTCGGCTGGCCGTCGGGGCGAACGATTACGCGCTCGTCCACGGCCCGCCGGGGACCGGAAAGACGTACACGATCGCGAAGACCGTCGAGGCGCTGCTCGAACGGGGCGAACGGGTCCTCCTCTCTGCGTTTACGAACCGGGCGGTGGACAACGCGCTCGAGGCCGTCCTCGACGCCGGTATCGACCCGGATCGCATCGTCCGGATCGGGACCGAGAGCGGCGTTCGCCCGGACATGCGCCACTTGCGGTTCGATCGAACGGGCGATCCGGCCGATCGCGTCGCCGCGCTGAACGACGCGTCCATCGTCGCCGCGACGACGGCGTCCTGTGGCTCGCGCGTGATGAACGAGCAGACGTTCGACGTCGCGTTAGTCGACGAGGCGGCGCAGTTGACCGAGCCGGCGACCTACGCCGCGATCTCCCTCGCAGATCGGTTCGTCCTCGTGGGCGACCACCAGCAACTGCCACCGGTCGTCCAGGCCGAAACCGTCCCGGACCTCCCGGATGGACCAGCTATCGAGGACGGTGCCGGTCCGTCTTCGTCCGACGGGGATCGATCGAATCCGCTGACGATCTCCCTGTTCGAGCGCCTGGCCGACGCGACGCCCGAGGCCGGCGTGCTCTTGAACCGTCAGTATCGGATGAATCAGCGAATCCAGGCGTTCTCGTCGAACGAGTTCTACGACGGGGCGTTGCGACCCGCCGCGCCGGCGGTCGCCAGTCGAACGCTCGACGACATCGAGGGTGTCTCCCGTGACCGTCTCCCGACCGATCTTCGCGATCCCGTCACCTTCCACCACGTCGAGGGCGACGACGAGGCGTACACCGACTCGGTCGAAGCCGCGCAGATTGCCGAACTGATCGACACCTACGGGGACGCCGGTGTCGATCCCGGCGATATCGGCGTCATCGCCCCGTTTCGGGCGCAGGTGAGCGAGATCGAACGCCACGTCCCGGAGTCCGTCGCGGTCGACACCGTCGATCGGTTTCAGGGTTCGAGTAAAGAGATCATCGTGGTTTCGTTCGTCGCCAGCGACGACCTGGAGGGGCCGATCTTCGAGGATTACCGCCGGCTCAACGTCGCGATCACCCGCCCGAAGCGCGCGCTCGCCCTGGTCGGCGACGCGTCTGTTCTCGAAACGGATCCGGTCTACGAACGGTTACTCGCCTGGGCCAGATAG
- a CDS encoding RAD55 family ATPase, with amino-acid sequence MDRIPFGISRLDATIGGGAPAGSVVLLAGDVGAGAREFCYTSAAMNGLAAADPSQFELYYGDLEPAATLPGSVHYVSFTDEPAAVLDEMRFSMADDLVDAASDELTVTDLAQEYFQLTPVPTDWYAETTPDIRALGESQKRRDVLEVLGEHLTANAPGNLVVIDSLTDLLIDVNDDRGPTRLTYLLKGLSRATYRWGGLVLLLVNTDSIDDLTLGRLKDAVDGTLSFEWESGGSERARTLVVEEFRGVLSRIESENIVRFETDVHDAGFDISNVRKIR; translated from the coding sequence ATGGACCGGATCCCCTTCGGCATCTCCAGACTCGACGCGACCATCGGGGGTGGTGCGCCAGCCGGGAGCGTGGTTCTCCTCGCCGGCGACGTGGGTGCCGGTGCGCGGGAGTTCTGTTACACGAGCGCCGCCATGAACGGCCTCGCGGCGGCCGATCCCTCCCAATTCGAACTCTACTACGGCGATCTCGAACCGGCCGCGACGCTCCCCGGTTCGGTTCACTACGTCTCGTTTACTGACGAGCCGGCCGCCGTCCTGGACGAGATGCGATTTTCGATGGCGGACGACCTCGTCGACGCCGCGTCGGACGAACTGACGGTGACGGACCTCGCACAGGAGTACTTTCAGCTGACCCCCGTTCCGACGGATTGGTACGCCGAAACGACGCCGGATATCAGAGCGCTCGGCGAGTCCCAAAAGCGAAGAGACGTCCTCGAGGTTCTCGGTGAACACCTGACCGCGAACGCGCCCGGAAACCTCGTCGTGATCGATTCGCTCACCGACCTGTTGATCGACGTAAACGACGACCGCGGCCCGACGAGGTTAACATACTTGCTAAAGGGACTGTCACGGGCCACCTATCGCTGGGGCGGACTCGTTCTCCTACTCGTCAATACGGATTCGATCGACGACCTGACCCTCGGGCGGCTCAAAGACGCCGTCGACGGAACGCTCTCGTTCGAGTGGGAAAGCGGCGGGTCGGAACGTGCCCGAACGCTCGTCGTCGAAGAGTTTCGCGGCGTGCTCTCTCGGATCGAGAGCGAAAACATCGTCCGCTTCGAAACGGACGTTCACGACGCCGGGTTCGACATCAGCAACGTCAGAAAAATCCGATGA
- a CDS encoding type IV pilin: MVSDARRTDGSSTDERGVSPAFGFALAMIVTIVLAIAVGILVSAIAADPAPDVDFEWTEGGEGADRQFHLAHGGNETVAGDTLRLELEGIGGLDANATLDDWGAVRDGSTLTVGLVENAVVEDGALNGTDEETGTDVVAFALDGRSLDDGTELVELAADEFDHVTGLRVTWRGSWSSSELASHDVDW, from the coding sequence ATGGTCTCCGACGCCCGACGCACCGACGGTAGTTCGACCGACGAGCGCGGGGTCTCGCCCGCGTTCGGGTTCGCGCTCGCGATGATCGTCACGATCGTACTCGCGATCGCCGTCGGCATTCTGGTCAGCGCGATCGCGGCCGATCCCGCACCGGACGTCGACTTCGAGTGGACCGAAGGCGGCGAGGGAGCCGACCGCCAGTTCCACCTCGCTCACGGCGGGAACGAAACGGTCGCCGGCGACACGCTGCGACTCGAACTGGAGGGTATCGGCGGCCTGGACGCGAACGCGACTCTCGACGACTGGGGCGCGGTCCGCGACGGGAGTACGCTCACGGTCGGGCTCGTCGAGAACGCCGTCGTCGAAGACGGCGCGTTGAACGGGACGGACGAGGAAACCGGCACCGACGTGGTCGCGTTCGCACTCGACGGGCGAAGCCTCGACGACGGAACGGAACTCGTCGAACTCGCTGCCGACGAGTTCGATCACGTAACCGGCCTGCGCGTCACCTGGCGCGGATCGTGGTCGTCGTCTGAACTCGCCTCGCACGACGTCGACTGGTAG
- a CDS encoding beta-ribofuranosylaminobenzene 5'-phosphate synthase family protein translates to MVTVSAGARLHVGFQNLSLAHDRLYGGIGIGLDEPRVRVEARRAEAVSAPDDVTRRYAKRAMSVLSVPGVAVEAVDPLPRHVGLGSGTQLALAIYVATARAYELEPTVRAHAPDLGRGGRSGVGVATFESGGFVVDGGHPSTRFTTAPPEPGEWEVPPTISQLPLPDSWRFLVILPDADPGRSGEGEDASIRTVVEDAEPAIADDIAGVLTRRLLPAAANGRLDAFGEAIERIGRLNGRWYADVQGGVYRPPAGRLVDALESVPVLSGLGQSSWGPAVYGVTDETHAREAESAARRILESLGCSGSVLICAPARTGATVDD, encoded by the coding sequence ATGGTAACGGTCAGTGCGGGTGCGCGATTGCACGTCGGCTTCCAGAACCTCTCGCTGGCACACGATCGCCTCTACGGCGGGATCGGAATCGGCCTCGACGAGCCGCGGGTCCGCGTCGAGGCCCGCCGAGCGGAGGCGGTGTCCGCCCCTGACGACGTAACGCGGCGATACGCGAAGCGGGCGATGTCGGTACTTTCGGTCCCCGGCGTCGCGGTGGAGGCGGTCGATCCACTCCCGCGACACGTCGGGCTAGGAAGCGGGACGCAACTCGCGCTGGCTATCTACGTGGCGACGGCTCGGGCGTACGAACTCGAGCCGACGGTGAGAGCGCACGCGCCCGACCTCGGCCGGGGCGGTCGCAGCGGCGTCGGCGTCGCGACGTTCGAATCCGGGGGATTCGTCGTCGACGGCGGACACCCGTCGACGCGTTTTACGACGGCGCCACCGGAGCCGGGCGAGTGGGAGGTTCCGCCGACCATCTCACAGCTTCCACTGCCCGACTCCTGGCGCTTTCTCGTCATCCTTCCGGACGCTGATCCGGGGCGTAGCGGCGAGGGTGAAGACGCGAGTATACGGACCGTGGTCGAGGACGCCGAGCCGGCGATCGCCGACGATATCGCCGGCGTCCTGACCCGACGGCTGCTTCCGGCAGCCGCGAACGGACGACTCGACGCGTTCGGCGAGGCGATCGAACGGATCGGGCGGCTGAACGGACGCTGGTACGCCGATGTTCAGGGTGGCGTCTATCGCCCGCCGGCCGGCCGTCTCGTCGACGCGCTCGAATCCGTTCCCGTGCTCTCCGGTCTGGGTCAGTCCTCCTGGGGGCCGGCCGTTTACGGGGTGACCGACGAGACGCACGCCCGAGAGGCCGAATCGGCGGCTCGAAGAATCCTCGAATCGCTCGGATGTTCCGGATCGGTTCTCATCTGCGCTCCGGCGAGAACCGGTGCGACGGTCGACGATTGA
- a CDS encoding transcription factor S, with translation MQFCEECGSMMKADGDRMVCTGCEAVSLRDKDQEAAFVSTDTQTGAELVESDASANFEGKPIASDVRCDDCGNDEAWYTIKQTGAADEPPTRFFKCTECGYRWRGYS, from the coding sequence ATGCAGTTCTGTGAGGAGTGCGGATCGATGATGAAGGCCGACGGGGACCGGATGGTCTGTACGGGCTGTGAGGCGGTCTCCTTGCGCGACAAGGACCAGGAAGCGGCGTTCGTGAGCACGGACACCCAGACGGGGGCGGAACTCGTCGAATCAGATGCCTCCGCGAACTTCGAGGGGAAGCCGATCGCGTCTGACGTTCGCTGTGACGATTGTGGGAACGACGAAGCGTGGTACACTATCAAACAGACGGGCGCCGCCGACGAGCCGCCGACGCGATTTTTCAAGTGTACCGAGTGCGGGTACCGATGGCGCGGGTACTCCTGA
- a CDS encoding CDC48 family AAA ATPase, protein MNEVQLEVAKAYPNDSGRGIARLDPDTLLHLKLSPGDIIEIEGADTTAAKVWRADRQDWNTDTVRIDGFTRQNAEVGIGERVTIRKAEATKADSLVLAPPEEASVQFGSDAAGMVKRQILKRPVVGRDIVPVMSSTNHPFMRSPGQAIPLIAVETDPEGVVLITEDTDVELREEPISGFEKTGGGITYEDIGGLQNEIQRVREMVELPMKHPQIFKKLGIEPPQGVLLHGPPGTGKTLLAKAVANETSASFFSIAGPEIISKYYGESEQQLREIFEDASEESPAIIFIDELDSIAPKREDVTGEVERRVVAQLLTMMDGLEARGQVIVIAATNRVDSVDPALRRPGRFDREIEIGVPDETGREEILQIHTRGMPLSDDVTLSALADETHGFVGADIESLTKEAAMKALRRYLPEIDLDEEDIPPTLIDRMIVKRDDFASALNEVEPSAMREVLVELPKISWDNVGGLHDAKDQVKESVEWPLNSPERFDRLGIDPPAGVLLYGPPGTGKTLMAKAVANETNANFISVRGPQLLSKWVGESEKAIRQTFRKARQVSPTVVFFDELDALAPGRGGEVGSNVSERVVNQLLTELDGLEEMGNVMVIGATNRPDMIDPALLRSGRFDRLVMIGEPDTEGRERILEIHTESMPLAADVSLHEIAEITEGYVGSDLESIAREAAIEALREDSEADLVEMRHFRQALENVRPTITEDILEYYEQIEEEFRGGSTRDPVTGRRGSRIGFQ, encoded by the coding sequence ATGAACGAAGTGCAACTCGAGGTCGCGAAAGCGTACCCGAACGACTCGGGCCGGGGTATCGCCCGACTCGACCCGGACACGTTGCTTCACCTGAAGCTGAGTCCCGGAGACATCATCGAGATCGAAGGTGCAGATACGACCGCCGCGAAGGTGTGGCGGGCCGACCGGCAGGACTGGAACACGGATACCGTCAGAATCGACGGGTTCACGCGTCAGAACGCCGAGGTCGGTATCGGCGAACGAGTCACAATCCGGAAGGCCGAGGCGACGAAAGCCGATTCGCTCGTCCTCGCTCCGCCAGAAGAGGCGTCGGTACAGTTCGGCTCCGACGCGGCCGGTATGGTCAAACGCCAGATCTTGAAGCGGCCGGTCGTCGGTCGCGACATCGTCCCGGTCATGTCCTCGACGAACCACCCGTTCATGCGATCACCCGGGCAGGCGATTCCGCTCATCGCCGTCGAAACCGACCCCGAAGGCGTTGTTCTCATCACGGAGGACACCGACGTCGAGCTGCGCGAAGAGCCGATCTCCGGCTTCGAGAAGACCGGCGGCGGCATCACGTACGAGGATATCGGTGGCCTCCAGAACGAGATCCAGCGGGTGCGGGAGATGGTGGAGCTCCCGATGAAACACCCCCAGATCTTCAAGAAGCTGGGTATCGAGCCGCCACAGGGCGTGCTCTTACACGGTCCGCCAGGAACCGGTAAAACCCTGCTCGCCAAGGCGGTCGCCAACGAGACCTCGGCGTCGTTCTTCTCGATCGCCGGCCCGGAAATCATCTCGAAGTACTACGGCGAATCCGAACAACAGCTACGAGAGATCTTCGAGGACGCGAGCGAGGAATCGCCCGCGATCATCTTCATCGACGAACTGGACTCGATCGCACCCAAGCGCGAGGACGTCACCGGCGAAGTCGAACGTCGGGTCGTCGCCCAGCTGCTGACGATGATGGACGGCCTCGAAGCCCGCGGCCAGGTCATCGTCATCGCCGCGACGAACCGCGTCGACAGCGTCGACCCCGCGCTGCGTCGGCCCGGACGGTTCGACCGCGAGATCGAAATCGGTGTTCCGGACGAAACCGGCCGCGAGGAGATTCTCCAGATACACACCCGCGGAATGCCCCTCTCCGACGACGTCACCCTCTCTGCGCTCGCTGACGAGACCCACGGCTTCGTCGGTGCGGACATCGAGAGCCTGACCAAGGAGGCGGCGATGAAAGCCCTCCGTCGGTACTTACCGGAGATCGACCTCGACGAAGAGGACATTCCCCCGACGCTCATCGATCGGATGATCGTCAAACGCGACGACTTTGCGAGCGCGTTAAACGAGGTCGAACCCTCGGCGATGCGGGAGGTTCTCGTCGAACTACCGAAGATCTCCTGGGACAACGTCGGCGGCCTCCACGACGCCAAAGACCAGGTCAAAGAATCCGTCGAGTGGCCGCTCAACAGCCCCGAACGCTTCGACCGGCTCGGTATCGACCCGCCGGCTGGCGTCTTACTCTACGGACCGCCCGGAACCGGAAAGACGCTCATGGCGAAGGCCGTCGCCAACGAGACGAACGCCAACTTCATCTCGGTTCGCGGGCCGCAACTACTGAGTAAATGGGTCGGCGAGTCCGAGAAGGCCATCCGCCAGACGTTCCGTAAAGCGAGACAGGTCTCGCCGACGGTCGTCTTCTTCGACGAACTCGACGCCCTGGCGCCCGGACGCGGCGGCGAAGTCGGGTCGAACGTCTCAGAGCGCGTCGTAAATCAACTGCTTACCGAACTCGACGGGCTCGAAGAGATGGGCAACGTGATGGTCATCGGCGCGACGAACCGACCTGACATGATCGACCCGGCGCTGCTCCGATCCGGCCGATTCGACCGACTGGTCATGATCGGCGAACCGGACACCGAAGGGCGCGAGCGAATCCTCGAGATCCACACCGAGAGCATGCCGCTGGCGGCCGACGTCAGCCTCCACGAGATCGCAGAGATCACCGAAGGCTACGTCGGCTCCGACCTCGAATCGATCGCCCGCGAGGCCGCGATCGAAGCGCTTCGCGAGGACAGCGAGGCAGACCTCGTCGAAATGCGCCACTTCAGACAGGCCCTGGAGAACGTCCGACCGACCATCACCGAGGACATCCTCGAGTACTACGAACAGATCGAAGAGGAGTTCCGCGGCGGCAGCACCCGCGACCCGGTCACCGGACGTCGCGGCAGCCGCATCGGCTTCCAGTAG
- a CDS encoding AIR synthase family protein, which produces MPGKVRPDDLTAHAFDRTGADDDRVRQGPALGEDAAAIDVPAGTLVVSSDPISLAANQAGTLGVAVACNDVAAAGADPAWLTVVCLLPPDAPDAFETVTADLDAAARDHGVAIVGGHSEYVDALDRPILSLTAMGVTERFVPTGGAEPGDRVVIAGPAGLEGTAILAGDFADELAAPTEALDAALTFVDEISVAPAAQILRRDATAMHDPTEGGVAAGLVELAAAAGVGLEIDREAIPIRPETETLCRAADVDPLRIFGSGALLATVPPDAADGRLDELRSAGIESASIGVVTDTGEEIVEIGSERIDEVPEDDLYPLWAGPAERD; this is translated from the coding sequence ATGCCCGGGAAGGTGCGACCGGACGACCTGACCGCTCACGCGTTCGACCGAACCGGCGCAGACGACGACCGAGTCCGACAGGGGCCGGCGCTCGGCGAGGACGCCGCGGCCATCGACGTTCCAGCCGGGACGCTCGTCGTCAGTTCGGACCCGATCTCGCTCGCGGCGAATCAGGCTGGAACGCTCGGCGTCGCCGTCGCCTGCAACGACGTAGCCGCGGCGGGCGCCGACCCGGCGTGGCTCACCGTGGTCTGTCTCCTCCCGCCGGACGCTCCGGACGCGTTCGAGACCGTGACGGCCGACCTCGACGCCGCGGCGCGCGACCACGGCGTCGCGATCGTCGGCGGCCACTCCGAGTACGTCGACGCGCTCGATCGACCGATCCTCTCGCTGACGGCGATGGGAGTCACGGAGCGGTTCGTCCCGACCGGCGGCGCCGAACCCGGTGACCGCGTCGTGATCGCGGGACCGGCCGGCCTCGAAGGGACGGCGATCCTGGCCGGCGATTTCGCCGACGAGCTCGCGGCCCCGACCGAGGCCCTCGACGCCGCCCTGACGTTCGTCGACGAAATCTCCGTCGCCCCGGCCGCTCAGATCCTTCGACGTGACGCGACGGCCATGCACGATCCGACGGAGGGCGGGGTCGCCGCCGGACTCGTCGAACTCGCCGCGGCCGCCGGCGTGGGTCTCGAGATCGATCGCGAGGCGATCCCGATCAGACCCGAGACGGAAACGCTCTGTCGGGCCGCCGACGTCGACCCGCTCCGTATCTTCGGCTCCGGTGCGCTCCTCGCGACGGTCCCACCCGACGCCGCGGACGGTCGCCTCGACGAACTCCGCTCGGCCGGGATCGAGTCTGCCAGCATCGGGGTCGTGACCGATACCGGAGAGGAGATCGTCGAGATCGGGTCCGAACGAATAGACGAGGTCCCGGAAGACGACCTCTATCCGCTGTGGGCGGGCCCAGCGGAGAGAGACTGA